The following proteins come from a genomic window of Paenibacillus spongiae:
- a CDS encoding efflux RND transporter periplasmic adaptor subunit yields the protein MIQRISKRKLMKRVASAALVLSLLPGCSLLPEEEDSLQPPVLQKVQKEYEIVEVKRGNIERFITSTATATSGRNISVSFPETGGRLKNLFVNVGDLVKAGQPIAELDTGDLPMRIKLQKLNVEKRNIQLFEATTSELSTDDIRLRELDLKGERMVLDSLEKEYNKALLFAPMDGIVTHVDSLRTGEGVEALRTVAVIADPNDVDLVYEATEAKSLVGAKVDMGVEVTIKKTKYSGKVLQTPTTAPKSDVESVNRRNAKSLIIGIPSLPNIPLKIGEYADFKIFMEKRDNVIVIPRNGLRNYLGRNYVQVMENDRVKEIDVETGLTTNREVEIIKGLEVGQKVILNT from the coding sequence ATGATTCAACGAATAAGCAAGCGAAAGCTAATGAAGCGCGTGGCGTCGGCTGCACTCGTCCTATCGCTTCTGCCTGGCTGTTCGCTGCTGCCCGAAGAAGAAGATTCACTGCAGCCCCCTGTTCTGCAAAAGGTTCAGAAGGAGTATGAAATCGTCGAGGTGAAGCGCGGCAATATCGAGCGGTTCATTACCTCCACGGCAACGGCGACATCCGGCCGCAACATCTCCGTCTCATTCCCGGAAACGGGAGGACGTCTCAAAAATTTATTCGTTAATGTCGGCGATCTTGTCAAAGCCGGCCAGCCGATCGCCGAGCTCGATACCGGCGATTTGCCGATGCGGATCAAGCTGCAGAAGCTCAACGTGGAGAAGAGGAATATTCAATTATTCGAAGCCACCACATCGGAGCTGAGCACGGACGACATCAGGCTCCGGGAACTCGACCTGAAGGGCGAGCGCATGGTACTGGACTCTTTGGAGAAGGAGTACAACAAGGCGCTGCTGTTCGCGCCTATGGACGGTATCGTTACCCATGTGGACAGCTTGCGGACCGGAGAAGGGGTCGAAGCGCTGCGAACGGTCGCGGTCATAGCGGATCCGAATGACGTTGATCTGGTCTATGAAGCTACTGAAGCCAAATCGCTGGTCGGCGCGAAGGTAGACATGGGTGTCGAAGTGACGATCAAGAAGACAAAATACTCGGGCAAAGTATTGCAAACACCTACGACCGCACCGAAAAGCGATGTGGAAAGCGTGAACAGGCGCAACGCCAAATCGCTTATCATCGGTATCCCGTCGCTGCCCAACATTCCGCTGAAAATTGGCGAATATGCGGATTTCAAAATCTTCATGGAGAAGCGGGACAATGTCATCGTCATTCCACGGAATGGACTGCGCAACTATCTGGGCCGGAATTATGTTCAGGTCATGGAGAATGACCGCGTGAAGGAAATCGACGTCGAGACGGGCCTGACGACGAACCGCGAGGTCGAAATCATCAAAGGGCTGGAAGTCGGGCAAAAGG